Genomic window (Ctenopharyngodon idella isolate HZGC_01 chromosome 20, HZGC01, whole genome shotgun sequence):
taaagtatgtttacaagctcagtcataaaatttaatcaaaataaaaaatgaattaaaacaaaattaattaaaactattataTCTATCTAATGATCCTatgatgggaacccctaaaaggttctatatatgaaacACCTGACAGAATactttaaggttctatatagaaccttttcttctaagagtgcaGTGTGATATGTTGTTGCCAAATGTAATGTATGgtttaatataattcatataatggcagatttttaaattaaattctagGTAACAAAGTTAAATGGCTTTACTTAAGCTCTTTACAAAATAACAGAAGTAAACTCATACCTTGCTGTCTAAAAGCGTTCCAAACACCAAAATAAATAATCCCTATTAAAAGAAATGTTACAAATACATTAAGTTATCAGTTGCAATATAGTTCAATTTTAAATTCAATGAAAAAGCATTATTGGACTGCACAAATTgtaatacacaaaatgtaaacttGCTATAAAATTGATATTATATAGACAGAAAGTGATACCTGCAGTGAATTGAGGATTGTAAACACCACATGAACACCCAAGTCACGTGACACCATGGTTCCAATTCCAAATCCCCATGTTAGACCAAAGATAGGAGTCAAAATGGCCACACATCGGAAAATGACCACAAGGGCATGTTTCTCATCTGGTTGAGTTGTGGCACCATCTCTCCTCAATAACTTATACAGAGCCACAATCAAAACCAAAAGGTTTATGGCTACAATAGTGAGAGCTGGAATCACAAATGCCAACAGGGCCTTAGATTCATCCCAGTTCAGCCAGCAAGCTTGTTTGGAAACATAATTTTGAGGTCCAGCTGTCGAAGCAACAGTAATGGCTGCTATGAGCAAAGGTGCACCATAACCGACTATGAAGGCAATGGCCATCATTTTGGCCCTTGACGTCTGGGAAAAGACCATGACTGTACGGTAAAAGAGAAACAGCGCTGAAATTAGCATCCAGAAGAAAAGAGCCAGGTAAAAAAAGTGCATGAAGAAAACCGCTGGACTGCAGCGACCCACTGAGGTTGGCTGCTCTTGATCTGTGATTGCGGCTCCAATGATAAAACAGATGTTTGCGATCAGCAGGGACACGGCAATGTTGACTATGGAGACATGTCGCATGTAGGATGTGTCATTTCTTCTTACCGACTTCCATACAATAGTCTCAATAATGAGGCATATAACCAAGCTAGCCATTGAAATAGTTACTCCAATGTAAGTTATATAGGCTAAGGCTTTGTGATCAATGGAAAACGGTGACATTAGGATTGAAAAAGAGGTTGTGTGGTTGCATTCACATGTAATCTTGCCAGTTTGGTTCGCTGAGGGCTTTACTTCACATCCAGTGGAATCCCATCCGTCAAGATTGAAGTTCCAAAAGACACACTGAGGATTTCCCAAAGACTGATCAGTAATGTCAAACGCAAAAGAAATGTTGTTAAGcatttcattaactttaacaacCACCACATCTCCATTGATGCGCACATCTGAATTCCTACTGTCATTATTAGTATCACGAGTAGGTAGGACATTGTCAAGAGTTGTGAAGATTATGATGGTTACAGTAGTCACATTAGGAACCTGTGGTATTACAATCTCCGTAGTTGAGTTTGGCAGTGTTGATGTTATACTGAATGAGTTATTAATTGTAGTTCTGTTCAGCTgaattgatgttttattaatcgCAAACTCATCTTTGAGACGGTCACTTATCTTCTCAATACCGCTCAGAAGTTGAATGCTGGTGTTTTCTGTGGTGTTTCCTTTGTTCAATGTGTTCCATGTATCACTGACATTACCTGATACAATGATGTTCACTGTTTCTAGGTAATTCTGGAAATCgaatataaaattatgtttaataTGATGAAGTTTAGctcataaaatggaaatatttgatataaaaGATATTTGGATAATCTAATAAGACACAACATAAGATATTATTATACCATAAATTCATTATAAAGAAGAGAATGGCTATTGCACAACACAGTTCTGTATGTGCACTGAATCAATATTAGTtcactaatgtagttaactacattatcttattaaattcaatttaatAGGTTACgagaataaaatgtatacacaTTAAATTTGCTTAAATGTGAATATACATACCACCATCACTGGATTATTGATGACAGCAGCTTGTGACAAATTAGCAACTTTAAAAAGTATAAGAACAATAGCTTGAACAGTAGCAGCAGACTGTGTTATATTAACACTATTCTGTGCTGTGGCACTACTGAGGTTAGCCATAAACTCTGGAATCTCCTCCACAAGCAAGACCTATATTGCGaagtacaaaaatataaatattagaaacatttaaaaatggcaAGATGATTACAGATAGAGGTACATGATCAATACATTACCTCAGCTCTGATTTTAAGGTCGAAGATAGGTTCAAACACACAGTTGTCCTGTACTGGTATCCACCCACGTGATTCACATCTGTAAGTTATGGTGCCTTTAAAGCCACTTACACAGATTCCTTTCTTTTCATCATTTGTTTTTCCAAGTCCAAGTTCTTCATTTTTACAGTCAAAATCTGGAGAAGTTtttgatttaaagtcagaagGAAACTGATTCAACTGAAAAGGTGCTTGCACACTATGCAGAAGTGTCAGAAATAACTATTGTCAAACACAGTAACTAAATAATAGGATCAAAACAGACAACTCCACAAGATCAGATGCGAAACTGAAGGCTCACTTTCTGCGCTTGTCTTTACTGTGACTCTGCTCCAGCTGTAACTGTACTCAAGTAGTGTTGGCAGACCCTTGAGACGGCATGTAAAGGTTTCCTCCTTACAATCCCCACTTTTAGTAGGATGGTTTAATATGATGTCAGAGCCTGATGCAGGTACTAGAAAACATTAATAACATGGAGAATTTAACTGAAGGTTTAAATGACAACTACTCAGTAACgtttataaaaatgtacaacCGATTTATATGTACAACCTGAAGTTTGTACTGCATCATTCAGGACCCACTCAACATTGTAGCCAGCATCAACAGAACATCTCAGTTGGACAGTGCTGTTTACACATTGAAAAACACGGTATGTATCACCCACAATGATAGTGGGGCgttgtttaataataatgttttgccACTGAATGTACGGTATTGTATTTGTTTGTATGATGCATGAGTATTGACCTgcatgggggggggggggggggggggaatcaataaacaaaatcatgattaatatcatattttgtaAATGAGAAGGCATTCATAATATAAATGTCCTAGCTTAATTAGCTtaattttgattggttgattggtttCATAATTAAACTTAATGTTGATATGGCAGCATCATCTATGTTATAGTATCATGTAGTATAATTATATGCTATAGTACATCAATCTTAATATACTTAAATCAAACTATGGTAAAGTTTTACAGCAGTCTGCTTTTTAAAACAGGACTCTAAAAACAATCAACCACTTTTCCGAGAGGACAAAGATAAATTCCACGTCACTCACCACTGTCACTTTCACTAGTGTTTTTCACAGTGAGAGTGCTGCTGTTGTTTGAAATGGTGTATCTTGTGTTGTCTAGTGCAGGATCTTTGTTGTTCACCATCCATTTTATTGGTCCCTTTGCAAAGTCTGGCTGTATGCAGTTCAGATCCAGCTTTTGCAAAGGATATAATTCATCTTTTGTGAAGTCCTTTTGTTCTGACAATAAAAACCATACAgatacaatataacaaatatgATGGAACTAATAAATGTGAAGGGTTTTAAATTAGGTACTGACTACCCTTACCACTTTGAGCAAAAGCATCTTCAGCTAAAATGATTCCTTGTGCTTTTAGAGAGTCAGAAACATCTGTGTTTGCTGCTGTAAAATCAAGGCTGTTGGATGTTGCTCCTATTGTATAGTCTGCTATAACACTACCAGGTCTGTGGAGCGAAACACAAACCACACCAATGTGAAGACACTGTATTAATATTGTATTTGAAAAAAGTAGTGAATAAATGGGAAtgttgtgtgaaaaaaaaagtgaatttaaaTGGTAGATCATACCTGAAGCCAGAGACTTTTGTAGAATTAGGAATGTAGCCAGTTAACTTTTTAGAATAACTTAACTCAATCTGTAAAAACCAAAAGAACCAAATGTATGCTTGAAAATGttacaataataaaaagtaaataaagtttttgtggCTATATTAATATGACATCATTTCGTGCATAAATCGAATAAGCTACAAGGCTTTGCAAAGATGTTGTTATTAAAGGATAGTATGTTTAGagtgttaaattaatgttagggaaaaataaatacagaaatataataaaataataaataataaaaataaaaagtgttatgGCTTATGTAAAGCACACAGATGGGttaaaaacgtaaaaaaaaaaataaaaaaaaaacttaaaaataacatcattttttaataatcaaaaatatttcattaaatatgaAACATGGAATACCCACTGCTGTCTTAATTTGTCCAGATAAATCTTTGTAATCCTTGCTattagggtcagtaagactgGTGTCAAAAGTCTTAACTATTTTCATTGACATTCCaataactgtaaaacaaatgtacatttatgtgcAATGTATCAGGTATCAAACAATCCTCAATATTTAATACAATATGCAAATACTACCCAGTAACTGGGGTATGCAAGATAAACAATGATAACcccttttattgtttttgacttGCATTACATAGCATTTTTGTGTCGCTGCTAATGAAAAATATCATCTTAATTCAGACATCATATATTTTTGTGCTGTATTTAGATTTAGATTCACAGTACCTGTCTGTGCTGTTGTTGACactagaataaaaaaatattaatacaacaaaaatatgaatataatgttTCCTGCATGAAACCAAAGTTAAGAAACAAAGGGTTTATGgatctatatttttttttccctaaacaTGCAAAgcaataaattcattttatatatCTTTCTTTTTATAACCTGATATGATTTTGTATCAAATAGATTTATTGTCacttaaaacacataaaatctGTTAAaagggcttaaagggttagttcatccaaaaatgaaaattctgtcattaattactcaccctcatgacgttccaaacccgtaaaactTTTGTTCagcctacacaactaccactttcaagccccagaaaggcagtaaagacatcataaaagtgatccatgtgactccagtggtttaacctcaattttatgaagcgacatgaGTGCTTTGTTTATGCAGAAACAATATTTATTACTTAACTTACAAAATAAAATCCTCCAACGCTCAATGTCTTGATGATGTCTTTATGATGCCTTTACTAACTTTCTgtggcttgaaagtggtagttgcgtaggctgtcaaatgaagggacagaaagctctcggatttcatcaaaaagatcttcatttgtgttccaaagatgaacgaaggtcttacgggtttggaatgacatgagggtgagtaattaatgacagagtttaaatttttgggtgaactaaccctttaagtattcaCTGAAAGAACAGGTTTCAGTAACAGTTATCACACTAAAACAAATCTTCACCATCATCACggttttttacactttattacAGATTTTGTTTTACTGGGCATACCTGTTGTTGGTGATGTTTGGTTTGGTGGTGATGTTGTTGGTGGTAATGTTGATGGTGTTACTGTTGAAACTGAAGAAAACAGACATGACTTGGATTGAAAATTCAGCCTCTATTCTCTTGTGCCTACAAATTCTTTAAattttgtaacatctttatAAAGACACTGACAAATCagcattaaaacacacaaaaaaaacaaatatttcataTCTTATTAtctaatgtaataattttttgtCATTCACTGTCATTGTATCCAAGGTGCTTTACAGTCATAGGTAAAGCTAAATACAAACAGAGATAAAACAAAGttcaaatagcaaaaaaaataaataaataaaagcaagagAGAATAAATGAGCTTTAAGTTTGCACTTAAAAATAGACAGAGTATGTGCTGATCTGATGTGTAGTGGTAAACTATTCCAAAGATTGGGACCGGCTGCCTCAAATGCCCTATCACCCTTATGTTTCAGTCTGGTTCTTGATACCTTTAGTTGAATTTGATTCCCTGACCTAAGTCATCTAGTGGGCTGATGAATTGAAATGAGGTCAGAGAGATATGAGGGAGCGAACTTATGAATGGATTTATAGATTAGTGTAAGTACCTTGTAATTAATTCTATATCTTACAGACAACCAGAGAAGGGAAGCAAGTATAGGCGTAATATGCTCCCGCTTACATGTTCACGTCAACAGCATAGCAGCAGAATTCTGTACTAATTGTAGTCATGCAAGAACGGAGTGACTAAGGCCAAAATAGAGCGAACTGCAGTAGTCGAAACGGGGTAAAATAAAGGCATGAATGACTTGCTTGTCCATTTTAAGGTCACTATCAATGATAAAACCCAAGTTTTTAACATATGGTTTAATGTTGGGTTTGAGATGAGTGAGCTTAGCTTTTAAAGCAGCTGAAGTGGATGctggaccaaaaaaaataatctcAGTCTCGATTCATTAAGATGCAAAACATTTAGAGACATCCAGTTCGTTAAGTCTCAAAATCGCTTGTGTctcctttttttaaatcataagtAAATTTGGATATCGTCCGTAAAACAATGGAATGAAACTCCATGTTTTCAGAAAATATTACCCAGCGGAATCATATTGAGGGAAAATAAAATGGGAGCGAGAATGGAGCCTTGTGGGACACCACAGGTAAGCTTGGCTACGGATGAGGCACAATTTACAACATTAACTGTATAGCATCTGTTAGACAAATAGGATGTAAACCATTTAAGAATATTACTGTTAAAAAGGCccattgtaaatgtattttgaatttgtgtCTGTAAGACGTTCTCTGGCAATCAGCCAGTGTCAGAGCACGCTGTCAAAGCAACAATGTAAAGACGCTATGCTCCGCCCACCACCAGCAGGTGGCCTTGATTAGCATTTTTAGAATACAGCTCCTTATGGAGCAggtgaaaacaaaacag
Coding sequences:
- the LOC127502040 gene encoding uncharacterized protein LOC127502040 isoform X37 produces the protein MPNLRKCIISVSGKMLKYLLGISIAILLNHGCVVETLDFSEMSMDSQFSYRDEPVHHIKKRSAVMNECLFNSSVCGPNATCTNETGSYICSCSSGFTSTNSSLPVSINNTCTDTNECLFSSSACGPNANCTNTEGSYNCSCLNGFTPTNSSLPVSINNTCSDIDECLFSPSVCGPNANCINTKGSYNCSCLNGFTPTNSSLPVSINNTCSDIDECLFSPSVCGPNANCINTKGSYNCSCLNGFTPTNSSLPVSINNTCSDIDGCLFNSSVCGPNANCINTKGSYNCSCLNGFTPTNSSLPISINNTCSDIDECLFNSSVCGPNANCINTKGSYNCSCLNGFTPTNSSLPISINNTCSDIDECLFNSSVCGPNANCINTKGSYNCSCLNGFTPTNSSLPVSINNTCSDIDGCLFNSSVCGPNANCINTKGSYNCSCLNGFTPTNSSLPVSINNTCSDIDECLFNSSVCGPNANCINTKGSYNCSCLNGFTPTNSSLPVSINNTCSDIDECLFNSSVCGPNANCINTKGSYNCSCLNGFTPTNSSLPVSINNTCSDIDECLFNSSVCGPNANCINTKGSYNCSCLNGFTPTNSSLPVSINNTCSDIDGCLFNSSVCGPNANCINTKGSYNCSCLNGFTPTNSSLPVSINNTCSDIDECLFNSSVCGPNANCINTKGSYNCSCLNGFTPTNSSLPVSINNTCSDINECLFNPSVCGPNANCINTKGSYNCSCLNGFTPTNSSLPVSINNTCSVSTVTPSTLPPTTSPPNQTSPTTVSTTAQTVIGMSMKIVKTFDTSLTDPNSKDYKDLSGQIKTAIELSYSKKLTGYIPNSTKVSGFRPGSVIADYTIGATSNSLDFTAANTDVSDSLKAQGIILAEDAFAQSEQKDFTKDELYPLQKLDLNCIQPDFAKGPIKWMVNNKDPALDNTRYTISNNSSTLTVKNTSESDSGQYSCIIQTNTIPYIQWQNIIIKQRPTIIVGDTYRVFQCVNSTVQLRCSVDAGYNVEWVLNDAVQTSVPASGSDIILNHPTKSGDCKEETFTCRLKGLPTLLEYSYSWSRVTVKTSAENFDCKNEELGLGKTNDEKKGICVSGFKGTITYRCESRGWIPVQDNCVFEPIFDLKIRAEVLLVEEIPEFMANLSSATAQNSVNITQSAATVQAIVLILFKVANLSQAAVINNPVMVNYLETVNIIVSGNVSDTWNTLNKGNTTENTSIQLLSGIEKISDRLKDEFAINKTSIQLNRTTINNSFSITSTLPNSTTEIVIPQVPNVTTVTIIIFTTLDNVLPTRDTNNDSRNSDVRINGDVVVVKVNEMLNNISFAFDITDQSLGNPQCVFWNFNLDGWDSTGCEVKPSANQTGKITCECNHTTSFSILMSPFSIDHKALAYITYIGVTISMASLVICLIIETIVWKSVRRNDTSYMRHVSIVNIAVSLLIANICFIIGAAITDQEQPTSVGRCSPAVFFMHFFYLALFFWMLISALFLFYRTVMVFSQTSRAKMMAIAFIVGYGAPLLIAAITVASTAGPQNYVSKQACWLNWDESKALLAFVIPALTIVAINLLVLIVALYKLLRRDGATTQPDEKHALVVIFRCVAILTPIFGLTWGFGIGTMVSRDLGVHVVFTILNSLQGLFILVFGTLLDSKVRESLRGKLSLQKISSNQTKSSSAGPSSTSGLTFFQRLQRKNVYNVSEANISSAVKDSSNGSYNIINT
- the LOC127502040 gene encoding uncharacterized protein LOC127502040 isoform X16 produces the protein MPNLRKCIISVSGKMLKYLLGISIAILLNHGCVVETLDFSEMSMDSQFSYRDEPVHHIKKRSAVMNECLFNSSVCGPNATCTNETGSYICSCSSGFTSTNSSLPVSINNTCTDTNECLFSSSACGPNANCTNTEGSYNCSCLNGFTPTNSSLPVSINNTCSDIDECLFSPSVCGPNANCINTKGSYNCSCLNGFTPTNSSLPVSINNTCSDIDECLFSPSVCGPNANCINTKGSYNCSCLNGFTPTNSSLPVSINNTCSDIDGCLFNSSVCGPNANCINTKGSYNCSCLNGFTPTNSSLPISINNTCSDIDECLFNSSVCGPNANCINTKGSYNCSCLNGFTPTNSSLPISINNTCSDIDECLFNSSVCGPNANCINTKGSYNCSCLNGFTPTNSSLPVSINNTCSDIDGCLFNSSVCGPNANCINTKGSYNCSCLNGFTPTNSSLPVSINNTCSDIDECLFNSSVCGPNANCINTKGSYNCSCLNGFTPTNSSLPVSINNTCSDIDGCLFNSSVCGPNANCINTKGSYNCSCLNGFTPTNSSLPVSINNTCSDIDECLFNSSVCGPNANCINTKGSYNCSCLNGFTPTNSSLPVSINNTCSDINECLFNPSVCGPNANCINTKGSYNCSCLNGFTPTNSSLPVSINNTCSDIDGCLFNSSVCGPNANCINTKGSYNCSCLNGFTPTNSSLPVSINNTCSDINECLFNPSVCGPNANCINTKGSYNCSCLNGFTPTNSSLPVSINNTCSDINECLFSPSVCGPNANCINTKGSYNCSCLNGFTPTNSSLPVSINNTCSVSTVTPSTLPPTTSPPNQTSPTTVSTTAQTVIGMSMKIVKTFDTSLTDPNSKDYKDLSGQIKTAIELSYSKKLTGYIPNSTKVSGFRPGSVIADYTIGATSNSLDFTAANTDVSDSLKAQGIILAEDAFAQSEQKDFTKDELYPLQKLDLNCIQPDFAKGPIKWMVNNKDPALDNTRYTISNNSSTLTVKNTSESDSGQYSCIIQTNTIPYIQWQNIIIKQRPTIIVGDTYRVFQCVNSTVQLRCSVDAGYNVEWVLNDAVQTSVPASGSDIILNHPTKSGDCKEETFTCRLKGLPTLLEYSYSWSRVTVKTSAENFDCKNEELGLGKTNDEKKGICVSGFKGTITYRCESRGWIPVQDNCVFEPIFDLKIRAEVLLVEEIPEFMANLSSATAQNSVNITQSAATVQAIVLILFKVANLSQAAVINNPVMVNYLETVNIIVSGNVSDTWNTLNKGNTTENTSIQLLSGIEKISDRLKDEFAINKTSIQLNRTTINNSFSITSTLPNSTTEIVIPQVPNVTTVTIIIFTTLDNVLPTRDTNNDSRNSDVRINGDVVVVKVNEMLNNISFAFDITDQSLGNPQCVFWNFNLDGWDSTGCEVKPSANQTGKITCECNHTTSFSILMSPFSIDHKALAYITYIGVTISMASLVICLIIETIVWKSVRRNDTSYMRHVSIVNIAVSLLIANICFIIGAAITDQEQPTSVGRCSPAVFFMHFFYLALFFWMLISALFLFYRTVMVFSQTSRAKMMAIAFIVGYGAPLLIAAITVASTAGPQNYVSKQACWLNWDESKALLAFVIPALTIVAINLLVLIVALYKLLRRDGATTQPDEKHALVVIFRCVAILTPIFGLTWGFGIGTMVSRDLGVHVVFTILNSLQGLFILVFGTLLDSKVRESLRGKLSLQKISSNQTKSSSAGPSSTSGLTFFQRLQRKNVYNVSEANISSAVKDSSNGSYNIINT
- the LOC127502040 gene encoding uncharacterized protein LOC127502040 isoform X28, whose amino-acid sequence is MPNLRKCIISVSGKMLKYLLGISIAILLNHGCVVETLDFSEMSMDSQFSYRDEPVHHIKKRSAVMNECLFNSSVCGPNATCTNETGSYICSCSSGFTSTNSSLPVSINNTCTDTNECLFSSSACGPNANCTNTEGSYNCSCLNGFTPTNSSLPVSINNTCSDIDECLFSPSVCGPNANCINTKGSYNCSCLNGFTPTNSSLPVSINNTCSDIDECLFSPSVCGPNANCINTKGSYNCSCLNGFTPTNSSLPVSINNTCSDIDGCLFNSSVCGPNANCINTKGSYNCSCLNGFTPTNSSLPVSINNTCSDIDECLFNSSVCGPNANCINTKGSYNCSCLNGFTPTNSSLPVSINNTCSDIDECLFNSSVCGPNANCINTKGSYNCSCLNGFTPTNSSLPVSINNTCSDIDECLFNSSVCGPNANCINTKGSYNCSCLNGFTPTNSSLPVSINNTCSDIDGCLFNSSVCGPNANCINTKGSYNCSCLNGFTPTNSSLPVSINNTCSDIDECLFNSSVCGPNANCINTKGSYNCSCLNGFTPTNSSLPVSINNTCSDINECLFNPSVCGPNANCINTKGSYNCSCLNGFTPTNSSLPVSINNTCSDIDGCLFNSSVCGPNANCINTKGSYNCSCLNGFTPTNSSLPVSINNTCSDINECLFNPSVCGPNANCINTKGSYNCSCLNGFTPTNSSLPVSINNTCSDINECLFSPSVCGPNANCINTKGSYNCSCLNGFTPTNSSLPVSINNTCSVSTVTPSTLPPTTSPPNQTSPTTVSTTAQTVIGMSMKIVKTFDTSLTDPNSKDYKDLSGQIKTAIELSYSKKLTGYIPNSTKVSGFRPGSVIADYTIGATSNSLDFTAANTDVSDSLKAQGIILAEDAFAQSEQKDFTKDELYPLQKLDLNCIQPDFAKGPIKWMVNNKDPALDNTRYTISNNSSTLTVKNTSESDSGQYSCIIQTNTIPYIQWQNIIIKQRPTIIVGDTYRVFQCVNSTVQLRCSVDAGYNVEWVLNDAVQTSVPASGSDIILNHPTKSGDCKEETFTCRLKGLPTLLEYSYSWSRVTVKTSAENFDCKNEELGLGKTNDEKKGICVSGFKGTITYRCESRGWIPVQDNCVFEPIFDLKIRAEVLLVEEIPEFMANLSSATAQNSVNITQSAATVQAIVLILFKVANLSQAAVINNPVMVNYLETVNIIVSGNVSDTWNTLNKGNTTENTSIQLLSGIEKISDRLKDEFAINKTSIQLNRTTINNSFSITSTLPNSTTEIVIPQVPNVTTVTIIIFTTLDNVLPTRDTNNDSRNSDVRINGDVVVVKVNEMLNNISFAFDITDQSLGNPQCVFWNFNLDGWDSTGCEVKPSANQTGKITCECNHTTSFSILMSPFSIDHKALAYITYIGVTISMASLVICLIIETIVWKSVRRNDTSYMRHVSIVNIAVSLLIANICFIIGAAITDQEQPTSVGRCSPAVFFMHFFYLALFFWMLISALFLFYRTVMVFSQTSRAKMMAIAFIVGYGAPLLIAAITVASTAGPQNYVSKQACWLNWDESKALLAFVIPALTIVAINLLVLIVALYKLLRRDGATTQPDEKHALVVIFRCVAILTPIFGLTWGFGIGTMVSRDLGVHVVFTILNSLQGLFILVFGTLLDSKVRESLRGKLSLQKISSNQTKSSSAGPSSTSGLTFFQRLQRKNVYNVSEANISSAVKDSSNGSYNIINT
- the LOC127502040 gene encoding uncharacterized protein LOC127502040 isoform X17; its protein translation is MPNLRKCIISVSGKMLKYLLGISIAILLNHGCVVETLDFSEMSMDSQFSYRDEPVHHIKKRSAVMNECLFNSSVCGPNATCTNETGSYICSCSSGFTSTNSSLPVSINNTCTDTNECLFSSSACGPNANCTNTEGSYNCSCLNGFTPTNSSLPVSINNTCSDIDECLFSPSVCGPNANCINTKGSYNCSCLNGFTPTNSSLPVSINNTCSDIDECLFSPSVCGPNANCINTKGSYNCSCLNGFTPTNSSLPVSINNTCSDIDECLFNSSVCGPNANCINTKGSYNCSCLNGFTPTNSSLPVSINNTCSDIDGCLFNSSVCGPNANCINTKGSYNCSCLNGFTPTNSSLPVSINNTCSDIDECLFNSSVCGPNANCINTKGSYNCSCLNGFTPTNSSLPVSINNTCSDIDECLFNSSVCGPNANCINTKGSYNCSCLNGFTPTNSSLPVSINNTCSDIDECLFNSSVCGPNANCINTKGSYNCSCLNGFTPTNSSLPVSINNTCSDIDGCLFNSSVCGPNANCINTKGSYNCSCLNGFTPTNSSLPVSINNTCSDIDECLFNSSVCGPNANCINTKGSYNCSCLNGFTPTNSSLPVSINNTCSDINECLFNPSVCGPNANCINTKGSYNCSCLNGFTPTNSSLPVSINNTCSDIDGCLFNSSVCGPNANCINTKGSYNCSCLNGFTPTNSSLPVSINNTCSDINECLFNPSVCGPNANCINTKGSYNCSCLNGFTPTNSSLPVSINNTCSDINECLFSPSVCGPNANCINTKGSYNCSCLNGFTPTNSSLPVSINNTCSVSTVTPSTLPPTTSPPNQTSPTTVSTTAQTVIGMSMKIVKTFDTSLTDPNSKDYKDLSGQIKTAIELSYSKKLTGYIPNSTKVSGFRPGSVIADYTIGATSNSLDFTAANTDVSDSLKAQGIILAEDAFAQSEQKDFTKDELYPLQKLDLNCIQPDFAKGPIKWMVNNKDPALDNTRYTISNNSSTLTVKNTSESDSGQYSCIIQTNTIPYIQWQNIIIKQRPTIIVGDTYRVFQCVNSTVQLRCSVDAGYNVEWVLNDAVQTSVPASGSDIILNHPTKSGDCKEETFTCRLKGLPTLLEYSYSWSRVTVKTSAENFDCKNEELGLGKTNDEKKGICVSGFKGTITYRCESRGWIPVQDNCVFEPIFDLKIRAEVLLVEEIPEFMANLSSATAQNSVNITQSAATVQAIVLILFKVANLSQAAVINNPVMVNYLETVNIIVSGNVSDTWNTLNKGNTTENTSIQLLSGIEKISDRLKDEFAINKTSIQLNRTTINNSFSITSTLPNSTTEIVIPQVPNVTTVTIIIFTTLDNVLPTRDTNNDSRNSDVRINGDVVVVKVNEMLNNISFAFDITDQSLGNPQCVFWNFNLDGWDSTGCEVKPSANQTGKITCECNHTTSFSILMSPFSIDHKALAYITYIGVTISMASLVICLIIETIVWKSVRRNDTSYMRHVSIVNIAVSLLIANICFIIGAAITDQEQPTSVGRCSPAVFFMHFFYLALFFWMLISALFLFYRTVMVFSQTSRAKMMAIAFIVGYGAPLLIAAITVASTAGPQNYVSKQACWLNWDESKALLAFVIPALTIVAINLLVLIVALYKLLRRDGATTQPDEKHALVVIFRCVAILTPIFGLTWGFGIGTMVSRDLGVHVVFTILNSLQGLFILVFGTLLDSKVRESLRGKLSLQKISSNQTKSSSAGPSSTSGLTFFQRLQRKNVYNVSEANISSAVKDSSNGSYNIINT